In one window of Rhinoderma darwinii isolate aRhiDar2 chromosome 7, aRhiDar2.hap1, whole genome shotgun sequence DNA:
- the ZZZ3 gene encoding ZZ-type zinc finger-containing protein 3 isoform X1, with translation MAASRSTRVTRSTVGLNGLDESFCGRTLRNRSIAHPDEIVPPSLLRSRSPKKRPELAQIQKGNLTKGSELKQSTPRESWVSPRKRGLSISEKDGSDKDSVENSDKKSSGPLSPVLRKIKRYLRSEEPGCPEEELHKEPLDRRNSESDNETETPRAKRAHRCLLLDDSNQREIKTETDELVKKNLPDGDVFNHQVVNGIDNETAAVNCNNCPSDGSVKQNNVSAFPPPKELIVSENGSSLTPCPVLSIGKKDALSDHNVPCTHSEEQAERQDHEIVNNCINQTNETAGVPCTDPPATVRDSEDELDVVGDGVSKEQKSPNRVPSPARDKPATAESALDSPGFEAVASPEACLSDTQEHRYTLRTSPRKPLSVKDSLSLCGENGQAEEGPGENSGLGGAVNGAGINPESDDRGDKNQSCAVKRSQEKLPCPATGTVCAAPSTRESGGGIQPAEEEDDEPDVYYFESDHVALKHNKDYQRLLQTISVLEAQRSQAVLDMERLSQHQRDGLTDPIGFVEKLQKKVDVGIPHPQRIVQLPEIAWDQYTTTLGNFEREFRNRKRNSRRVKLIFDKVGLHANPQRAGDKEGESSSSSSSYSVLPQSDSQESSASSVQIRGRFCMDSKPGTFNQLWSVEEQKKLEQLLLKFPPEEIESKRWQKIADELGNRTAKQVASRVQKYFIKLTKAGIPVPGRTPNLYLYSKKATSKRQHILNKHLFKPSTFMTSHEPPVFMEEDDDHSSFHSRDLDAGADDDEDVSDEETIPTSCRGLAEYKELLELKKLKKRRLQEMEAESGFVQHVGFKCDNCGIEPIQGIRWHCQDCPQQMAVDFCDSCSDCLYETQSHKEEHHLEPMYKAETFLDRDYCMPHSTSYNYLDPNYFPANR, from the exons ATGGCTGCTTCTCGATCGACACGCGTCACAAGATCTACCGTGGGGTTAAACGGATTGGATGAAAGCTTCTGTGGGCGCACACTAAGGAACCGCAGCATCGCTCACCCAGACGAAATCGTCCCGCCGTCACTCCTCCGATCAAGGTCTCCTAAGAAAAGACCCGAACTTGCCCAGATCCAAAAGGGAAACCTCACCAAGGGCAGTGAGTTGAAGCAGTCGACTCCGCGGGAATCTTGGGTAAGCCCCAGAAAGAGGGGGCTGTCTATTTCAGAGAAAGACGGTAGCGACAAAGACAGCGTGGAAAACAGCGACAAAAAGTCAAGCGGACCGCTGTCGCCTGTACTGAGGAAAATCAAACGTTACCTGCGATCTGAGGAGCCCGGCTGTCCGGAGGAGGAATTGCACAAAGAGCCCTTGGACAGGAGGAACTCTGAATCTGACAATGAAACAGAGACTCCCCGTGCTAAACGAGCTCATCGATGTCTTTTACTGGATGATAGTAACCAAAGGGAAATCAAAACCGAGACGGACGAacttgtgaaaaaaaacctgCCCGATGGGGACGTATTTAACCATCAGGTCGTTAACGGTATTGACAATGAGACCGCTGCTGTAAATTGTAATAATTGCCCGTCAGATGGGAGTGTTAAACAGAATAACGTTAGTGCGTTCCCTCCCCCCAAGGAATTAATTGTCTCGGAGAATGGGAGCTCATTAACTCCGTGCCCCGTGCTCAGTATCGGCAAAAAGGACGCGCTTTCAGACCATAATGTGCCTTGCACACACTCCGAGGAGCAGGCGGAGAGACAGGACCATGAAATAGTTAATAACTGCATAAACCAGACCAATGAAACGGCAGGGGTTCCCTGCACAGACCCACCAGCGACTGTCCGGGACTCCGAGGACGAGCTGGACGTTGTAGGCGACGGTGTCTCGAAGGAACAAAAATCGCCAAACCGCGTACCAAGCCCTGCTCGGGACAAGCCGGCGACGGCAGAGTCTGCGTTGGATTCACCAGGGTTCGAGGCTGTTGCCTCTCCGGAGGCCTGCTTGTCAGACACACAAGAACATAGATATACTTTAAGAACTTCCCCGAGGAAGCCGCTTTCTGTTAAAGACAGTCTGTCTCTGTGTGGAGAGAACGGGCAGGcagaggagggtcctggagagaacAGCGGACTTGGAGGCGCCGTTAATGGCGCCGGGATTAATCCAGAAAGTGACGATCGCGGCGACAAAAATCAAAGCTGCGCTGTGAAGCGTTCACAGGAGAAACTCCCCTGCCCTGCCACCGGCACAGTGTGTGCCGCACCATCCACCAGGGAGAGCGGCGGCGGCATTCAGCCCGCAGAGGAGGAGGACGATGAGCCCGACGTCTATTACTTTGAGTCTGATCACGTGGCATTGAAACACAACAAAGA TTATCAGAGGCTGTTACAGACGATTTCGGTGCTGGAGGCGCAGCGCTCTCAAGCTGTTCTAGACATGGAAAGGTTATCCCAGCACCAGAGGGACGGCCTGACTGATCCTATTGGATTTGTGGAGAAACTTCAAAAGAAG GTGGACGTTGGAATTCCTCACCCCCAAAGGATTGTCCAGTTACCAGAAATTGCTTGGGACCAGTACACGACGACCCTGGGAAACTTCGAGAGAGAGTTTAGAAATAGAAAAAGGAACTCCAGGAGAGTTAAGCTGATATTTGATAAAG TTGGCTTACATGCCAATCCGCAAAGAGCAGGAGATAAGGAAggagaatcatcatcatcatcatcctcttatTCTGTTCTACCACAGAGCGACAGTCAAGAAAGCTCTGCGAGCAGTGTACAG ATTAGAGGTCGGTTTTGTATGGACTCCAAACCCGGGACCTTCAATCAGTTGTGGTCTGTAGAGGAGCAG AAAAAACTGGAGCAGCTTCTCTTGAAGTTTCCACCAGAAGAGATTGAGTCAAAGAGGTGGCAGAAGATCGCGGATGAGTTAGGGAACAGGACCGCCAAGCAG GTTGCCAGCCGAGTTCAGAAGTATTTTATAAAATTGACCAAAGCCGGTATCCCAGTGCCAGGACGAACCCCAAATCTATACTTGTATTCTAAGAAG GCAACAAGCAAGCGGCAACACATTCTCAACAAGCATCTGTTTAAACCTTCCACCTTCATGACTTCCCATGAGCCGCCTGTGTTTATGGAAGAGGACGACGACCACTCCAGTTTTCATAGCCGGGACCTTGACGCAGGGGCTGACGACGATGAGGACGTCTCG GATGAAGAGACTATTCCCACCTCCTGCCGTGGACTTGCAGAATACAAAGAACTACTTGAACTTAAGAAATTAAAGAAGCGAAGGCTCCAAGAAATGGAGGCAGAAAGCGGCTTTGTGCAGCACGTCGGCTTCAAA
- the ZZZ3 gene encoding ZZ-type zinc finger-containing protein 3 isoform X2, with the protein MAASRSTRVTRSTVGLNGLDESFCGRTLRNRSIAHPDEIVPPSLLRSRSPKKRPELAQIQKGNLTKGSELKQSTPRESWVSPRKRGLSISEKDGSDKDSVENSDKKSSGPLSPVLRKIKRYLRSEEPGCPEEELHKEPLDRRNSESDNETETPRAKRAHRCLLLDDSNQREIKTETDELVKKNLPDGDVFNHQVVNGIDNETAAVNCNNCPSDGSVKQNNVSAFPPPKELIVSENGSSLTPCPVLSIGKKDALSDHNVPCTHSEEQAERQDHEIVNNCINQTNETAGVPCTDPPATVRDSEDELDVVGDGVSKEQKSPNRVPSPARDKPATAESALDSPGFEAVASPEACLSDTQEHRYTLRTSPRKPLSVKDSLSLCGENGQAEEGPGENSGLGGAVNGAGINPESDDRGDKNQSCAVKRSQEKLPCPATGTVCAAPSTRESGGGIQPAEEEDDEPDVYYFESDHVALKHNKDYQRLLQTISVLEAQRSQAVLDMERLSQHQRDGLTDPIGFVEKLQKKVDVGIPHPQRIVQLPEIAWDQYTTTLGNFEREFRNRKRNSRRVKLIFDKVGLHANPQRAGDKEGESSSSSSSYSVLPQSDSQESSASSVQIRGRFCMDSKPGTFNQLWSVEEQKKLEQLLLKFPPEEIESKRWQKIADELGNRTAKQVASRVQKYFIKLTKAGIPVPGRTPNLYLYSKKATSKRQHILNKHLFKPSTFMTSHEPPVFMEEDDDHSSFHSRDLDAGADDDEDVSDEETIPTSCRGLAEYKELLELKKLKKRRLQEMEAESGFVQHVGFKIIISFPSVCHKQIPPVFRVLCVTTRRSLPGGAISNMKQRTRSEM; encoded by the exons ATGGCTGCTTCTCGATCGACACGCGTCACAAGATCTACCGTGGGGTTAAACGGATTGGATGAAAGCTTCTGTGGGCGCACACTAAGGAACCGCAGCATCGCTCACCCAGACGAAATCGTCCCGCCGTCACTCCTCCGATCAAGGTCTCCTAAGAAAAGACCCGAACTTGCCCAGATCCAAAAGGGAAACCTCACCAAGGGCAGTGAGTTGAAGCAGTCGACTCCGCGGGAATCTTGGGTAAGCCCCAGAAAGAGGGGGCTGTCTATTTCAGAGAAAGACGGTAGCGACAAAGACAGCGTGGAAAACAGCGACAAAAAGTCAAGCGGACCGCTGTCGCCTGTACTGAGGAAAATCAAACGTTACCTGCGATCTGAGGAGCCCGGCTGTCCGGAGGAGGAATTGCACAAAGAGCCCTTGGACAGGAGGAACTCTGAATCTGACAATGAAACAGAGACTCCCCGTGCTAAACGAGCTCATCGATGTCTTTTACTGGATGATAGTAACCAAAGGGAAATCAAAACCGAGACGGACGAacttgtgaaaaaaaacctgCCCGATGGGGACGTATTTAACCATCAGGTCGTTAACGGTATTGACAATGAGACCGCTGCTGTAAATTGTAATAATTGCCCGTCAGATGGGAGTGTTAAACAGAATAACGTTAGTGCGTTCCCTCCCCCCAAGGAATTAATTGTCTCGGAGAATGGGAGCTCATTAACTCCGTGCCCCGTGCTCAGTATCGGCAAAAAGGACGCGCTTTCAGACCATAATGTGCCTTGCACACACTCCGAGGAGCAGGCGGAGAGACAGGACCATGAAATAGTTAATAACTGCATAAACCAGACCAATGAAACGGCAGGGGTTCCCTGCACAGACCCACCAGCGACTGTCCGGGACTCCGAGGACGAGCTGGACGTTGTAGGCGACGGTGTCTCGAAGGAACAAAAATCGCCAAACCGCGTACCAAGCCCTGCTCGGGACAAGCCGGCGACGGCAGAGTCTGCGTTGGATTCACCAGGGTTCGAGGCTGTTGCCTCTCCGGAGGCCTGCTTGTCAGACACACAAGAACATAGATATACTTTAAGAACTTCCCCGAGGAAGCCGCTTTCTGTTAAAGACAGTCTGTCTCTGTGTGGAGAGAACGGGCAGGcagaggagggtcctggagagaacAGCGGACTTGGAGGCGCCGTTAATGGCGCCGGGATTAATCCAGAAAGTGACGATCGCGGCGACAAAAATCAAAGCTGCGCTGTGAAGCGTTCACAGGAGAAACTCCCCTGCCCTGCCACCGGCACAGTGTGTGCCGCACCATCCACCAGGGAGAGCGGCGGCGGCATTCAGCCCGCAGAGGAGGAGGACGATGAGCCCGACGTCTATTACTTTGAGTCTGATCACGTGGCATTGAAACACAACAAAGA TTATCAGAGGCTGTTACAGACGATTTCGGTGCTGGAGGCGCAGCGCTCTCAAGCTGTTCTAGACATGGAAAGGTTATCCCAGCACCAGAGGGACGGCCTGACTGATCCTATTGGATTTGTGGAGAAACTTCAAAAGAAG GTGGACGTTGGAATTCCTCACCCCCAAAGGATTGTCCAGTTACCAGAAATTGCTTGGGACCAGTACACGACGACCCTGGGAAACTTCGAGAGAGAGTTTAGAAATAGAAAAAGGAACTCCAGGAGAGTTAAGCTGATATTTGATAAAG TTGGCTTACATGCCAATCCGCAAAGAGCAGGAGATAAGGAAggagaatcatcatcatcatcatcctcttatTCTGTTCTACCACAGAGCGACAGTCAAGAAAGCTCTGCGAGCAGTGTACAG ATTAGAGGTCGGTTTTGTATGGACTCCAAACCCGGGACCTTCAATCAGTTGTGGTCTGTAGAGGAGCAG AAAAAACTGGAGCAGCTTCTCTTGAAGTTTCCACCAGAAGAGATTGAGTCAAAGAGGTGGCAGAAGATCGCGGATGAGTTAGGGAACAGGACCGCCAAGCAG GTTGCCAGCCGAGTTCAGAAGTATTTTATAAAATTGACCAAAGCCGGTATCCCAGTGCCAGGACGAACCCCAAATCTATACTTGTATTCTAAGAAG GCAACAAGCAAGCGGCAACACATTCTCAACAAGCATCTGTTTAAACCTTCCACCTTCATGACTTCCCATGAGCCGCCTGTGTTTATGGAAGAGGACGACGACCACTCCAGTTTTCATAGCCGGGACCTTGACGCAGGGGCTGACGACGATGAGGACGTCTCG GATGAAGAGACTATTCCCACCTCCTGCCGTGGACTTGCAGAATACAAAGAACTACTTGAACTTAAGAAATTAAAGAAGCGAAGGCTCCAAGAAATGGAGGCAGAAAGCGGCTTTGTGCAGCACGTCGGCTTCAAA